A section of the Polyangium spumosum genome encodes:
- a CDS encoding WD40 repeat domain-containing protein, with amino-acid sequence MHASQLPLSHEATALAVSADGKRLAASAIGNGRTVVYDLRVGRALFRFGVGATGLALSPDGARLVTAWSDDTRAPPSAARFAVDARVEADEAAYTVRVFELVSGKCLTPEPWRGEAPIALSPDGKLLAVTADRLTSAVLVYDLAGEALVHVLVYPHRRRLRSLAWSPDGRLLTAATGATPVVHWSTDDFQEVRPKGVREHDAAVAFSPDGELVAAAGPDSRIRLFERDREGEPRAVLSVMNGQKLLRGVAALDFSPDGELVVALGRTRATQLFSVSLARPLWTASPGPMAFLPDGKTLAAWWCGAVWLRDAESGDLRVSTADDTSDEGPVGGPVSRTVTLRSRELEGPIPPPPQTIRVVGASHAVAEAEAQAASAALLARLSTGWAESSYRTAAHLLARDADGLGVRLPLLGGYTYVQIRPRGERFRILVTVTADEPDHDPPPSSSLVRLSRWIRDRLSAEARRVAAADREWAAEIAPGAGEGDVHVERGQGSLTITLDLASLLSLDDLEALIHAVKHKLEP; translated from the coding sequence GTGCACGCCAGTCAACTCCCCCTCTCGCACGAGGCCACGGCCCTCGCCGTCTCCGCCGACGGCAAGCGGCTCGCGGCTTCGGCGATCGGCAACGGACGCACGGTCGTCTACGATCTGCGCGTCGGCCGAGCGCTCTTCCGGTTCGGCGTGGGCGCGACGGGGCTCGCGCTCTCGCCCGACGGCGCGCGCCTGGTGACGGCGTGGTCGGACGACACACGCGCGCCGCCGAGCGCAGCCAGGTTCGCCGTCGACGCGCGCGTGGAGGCCGACGAGGCGGCGTACACGGTGCGGGTCTTCGAGCTCGTCTCGGGCAAATGCCTGACGCCCGAGCCGTGGCGCGGCGAGGCGCCGATCGCGCTCTCGCCGGACGGCAAGTTGCTCGCGGTGACGGCCGATCGCCTGACGAGCGCGGTGCTCGTCTACGACCTCGCGGGGGAAGCGCTGGTGCACGTGCTCGTGTACCCGCACCGGCGCAGGCTGCGTAGCCTCGCGTGGAGCCCCGACGGTCGCCTGCTCACGGCCGCGACGGGCGCGACGCCGGTGGTGCACTGGTCGACGGACGATTTTCAGGAGGTGCGGCCGAAGGGCGTGCGGGAGCACGACGCGGCCGTCGCGTTTTCCCCCGACGGCGAGCTCGTCGCGGCGGCCGGGCCGGACTCGCGCATCCGCCTGTTCGAGCGGGATCGAGAGGGCGAGCCACGCGCGGTGCTCTCGGTGATGAACGGCCAGAAGCTCCTGCGCGGCGTGGCGGCGCTCGATTTCTCGCCGGACGGGGAGCTCGTCGTGGCGCTCGGCCGGACACGCGCGACGCAGCTCTTCAGCGTGTCGCTCGCGCGCCCTCTCTGGACGGCGAGCCCGGGGCCGATGGCGTTTTTGCCCGACGGCAAGACGCTCGCGGCGTGGTGGTGCGGCGCCGTGTGGCTCCGGGACGCGGAGAGCGGCGATCTGCGGGTCTCGACGGCCGACGACACGAGCGACGAGGGGCCCGTGGGCGGGCCCGTGAGCCGCACGGTGACGCTGCGGAGCCGCGAGCTCGAGGGGCCGATCCCGCCGCCGCCGCAGACGATCCGGGTCGTGGGCGCGTCCCACGCCGTCGCGGAGGCCGAGGCGCAGGCCGCATCCGCGGCGCTGCTCGCGCGGCTGTCGACGGGCTGGGCCGAGTCGAGCTACCGCACGGCCGCGCACCTGCTCGCCCGCGACGCCGACGGGCTCGGCGTGCGCCTGCCGCTGCTCGGCGGGTACACGTACGTGCAGATCCGGCCCCGCGGGGAGCGCTTCCGGATCCTCGTGACGGTGACCGCGGACGAGCCCGATCACGATCCGCCGCCCTCGTCGAGCCTGGTGCGGCTCTCGCGCTGGATCCGCGATCGGCTGAGCGCCGAGGCGCGCAGGGTCGCCGCGGCCGATCGCGAGTGGGCCGCGGAGATCGCGCCCGGCGCGGGTGAAGGGGACGTGCACGTCGAGCGTGGCCAAGGTTCGCTCACGATCACGCTCGATCTCGCGTCGCTGCTCTCGCTCGACGACCTCGAGGCCCTGATCCACGCGGTCAAGCACAAGCTCGAACCCTGA
- a CDS encoding glycosyltransferase family 4 protein, translated as MTRKVPPRVVLDARVLRGAPGGVATVVAALVDHLPAVAPDVPFVFLRHPDARGPLSRAPNVTEWLVSGDPNHPDSLLRLGAWLGGRLGPDDLFHAPYRVLPLGAPAKSVLTMHDVMQIACPELVFPNPLLRVLLAPYWGAAIRSSIRRAGRILAVSQHSADDTIRVDPTSAPRVRVTPLGVDPVFTTLPEAEALARTNDLVPDGRRFFLVLGGGYPNKNHAAAVRAFARAFTAADDLHLVIIQRERTFPEELARALQATGLLSRVHVQSRVGLPALVGLYARAEALIFPSLYEGFGLPVLEAMACGCPVVCSSLTSVPEVAGDAALIRDPRDTDALAGALRAVARDEALRRDLRARGLARAARFRWEDTARRTIDAYRELAPWIP; from the coding sequence ATGACCCGAAAGGTGCCTCCTCGCGTCGTCCTCGACGCCCGCGTCCTGCGCGGCGCGCCCGGCGGCGTCGCCACCGTCGTCGCCGCGCTCGTCGACCACCTCCCCGCCGTCGCGCCCGACGTCCCGTTTGTCTTCCTCCGCCACCCCGACGCCCGCGGACCGCTCTCGCGTGCCCCCAACGTCACCGAGTGGCTCGTCTCCGGCGACCCGAACCACCCCGACTCCCTCCTCCGCCTCGGCGCCTGGCTCGGCGGGCGCCTCGGCCCCGACGACCTCTTCCACGCCCCCTACCGCGTCCTGCCGCTCGGGGCGCCCGCGAAGAGCGTGCTCACCATGCACGACGTCATGCAGATCGCCTGCCCCGAGCTCGTCTTCCCGAACCCGCTGCTCCGCGTGCTCCTCGCGCCGTACTGGGGCGCGGCCATCCGCTCCTCGATCCGCCGCGCCGGCCGCATCCTCGCCGTCAGCCAGCACAGCGCCGACGACACGATCCGCGTCGACCCCACCTCCGCGCCGCGCGTCCGCGTCACGCCCCTCGGCGTCGACCCCGTCTTCACGACCTTGCCCGAAGCCGAGGCCCTCGCGCGGACGAACGATCTCGTTCCCGACGGGCGCCGGTTTTTCCTGGTCCTCGGCGGCGGTTACCCCAACAAGAACCACGCCGCCGCCGTCCGCGCCTTTGCCCGCGCCTTCACCGCGGCTGACGACCTCCACCTCGTCATCATCCAGCGCGAGCGCACCTTCCCCGAAGAGCTCGCCCGCGCCCTCCAGGCGACCGGCCTCCTCTCCCGCGTCCACGTCCAGAGCCGCGTCGGTTTGCCCGCGCTCGTCGGCCTGTACGCGCGCGCCGAGGCGCTGATCTTCCCTTCGCTTTACGAGGGGTTTGGTCTGCCCGTGCTCGAGGCCATGGCTTGTGGTTGCCCCGTCGTCTGCTCCAGCCTCACGTCCGTACCCGAGGTCGCCGGCGACGCCGCGCTGATCCGCGATCCGCGTGATACCGACGCGCTCGCCGGCGCGCTGCGCGCCGTGGCGCGTGACGAGGCCCTCCGCCGCGATCTCCGCGCCCGCGGCCTCGCCCGCGCCGCCCGCTTCCGCTGGGAGGACACGGCCCGGCGGACGATCGACGCTTATCGCGAGCTCGCGCCCTGGATCCCCTGA
- a CDS encoding 2-hydroxychromene-2-carboxylate isomerase, producing MKTLDFYFDFSSPYSYLAATQLPALAARAGATVHYRPVVLFAVFKAAGNDMPAKVPTKGAYMLKDLERWARHYGVPFRFSSHFPSNTLKAMRLVHVAADQGKAEAFTQAAFRAMWAEDRDLARPDTLADLARGVGLDPEAALAAIETQPIKDRLRADTDAAVTRGMFGAPAIYVGDELFWGNDRLHFVEEALKG from the coding sequence TTGAAGACCCTCGATTTCTACTTCGACTTCTCGTCCCCCTACAGCTACCTCGCCGCCACGCAGCTCCCGGCCCTCGCGGCGCGCGCGGGCGCGACGGTCCACTACCGCCCCGTCGTGCTCTTCGCCGTCTTCAAGGCCGCGGGCAACGACATGCCCGCCAAGGTCCCCACGAAGGGCGCGTACATGCTGAAGGACCTCGAGCGCTGGGCGCGGCACTACGGCGTGCCCTTCCGCTTCTCGAGCCACTTCCCCTCGAACACCCTCAAGGCCATGCGCCTCGTCCACGTCGCCGCCGATCAGGGCAAGGCCGAGGCGTTCACGCAGGCGGCCTTCCGCGCGATGTGGGCGGAGGATCGGGACCTCGCGCGCCCCGACACGCTCGCCGATCTCGCGCGTGGCGTGGGCCTCGATCCCGAGGCCGCGCTCGCCGCGATCGAGACGCAGCCGATCAAGGATCGGCTACGCGCCGATACGGACGCCGCCGTCACGCGGGGCATGTTCGGGGCGCCCGCGATCTACGTCGGGGACGAGCTCTTCTGGGGCAACGACCGGCTCCACTTCGTCGAGGAAGCGCTGAAAGGCTGA
- a CDS encoding M20/M25/M40 family metallo-hydrolase, with the protein MDPAALLAELIRHRTDNPGGDEPSICRMLSRSLAALGADEVAVVEVPRDEGTGAYVVARWGEPHTIINAHVDTVPANSGWTVPPWEGVITEDRVIGLGAADTKGAIAATLVALEGQKPRNVGVVFSGDEERTGTCIKHFLSSSWAQVIKRAVVCEPTGRAVGVRHRGCVAMSAEVKGRGGHSSGADQMPKPIVTMARLALGLDEIGRRWLDRGPADMKGLCLNVASIEGGVAFNVVPNRAALTFSVRPPPGFDVATFEAELEASARAAGEGIETQTVLSMSPFETRDVAPFRALLGSLPRAEATLPFWTEAALFSAAGIDAVVIGPGDITQAHAPDEYVTKSDLQWAVEVFRQVITRASGSAG; encoded by the coding sequence ATGGATCCCGCCGCCCTGCTCGCCGAGCTCATCCGACACCGCACCGACAACCCCGGGGGCGACGAGCCGTCGATCTGCCGCATGCTCTCGCGCTCGCTCGCCGCGCTCGGTGCCGACGAGGTCGCCGTCGTGGAGGTGCCGCGCGACGAAGGGACGGGCGCGTACGTGGTCGCGCGCTGGGGCGAGCCGCACACCATCATCAACGCGCACGTCGACACGGTGCCCGCGAACAGCGGGTGGACCGTGCCGCCGTGGGAAGGCGTGATCACCGAGGATCGCGTGATCGGCCTCGGCGCGGCGGACACGAAGGGCGCGATCGCCGCGACGCTCGTCGCGCTCGAAGGCCAGAAGCCGCGCAACGTGGGCGTGGTCTTCTCCGGCGACGAGGAGCGCACGGGCACGTGCATCAAGCATTTCCTGTCGAGCTCCTGGGCGCAGGTGATCAAGCGCGCCGTGGTCTGCGAGCCGACGGGGCGCGCCGTGGGCGTGCGGCACCGCGGCTGCGTGGCGATGTCGGCCGAGGTGAAAGGCCGCGGCGGGCATTCATCGGGCGCCGACCAGATGCCGAAGCCGATCGTCACCATGGCCCGGCTCGCGCTGGGGCTCGACGAGATCGGGCGACGCTGGCTCGATCGCGGGCCCGCGGACATGAAAGGGCTCTGCTTGAACGTGGCGTCGATCGAGGGCGGCGTCGCCTTCAACGTGGTGCCGAACCGGGCCGCGCTCACGTTCTCGGTGCGGCCGCCGCCCGGGTTCGACGTGGCCACCTTCGAGGCCGAGCTCGAGGCGAGCGCGCGGGCCGCGGGCGAGGGCATCGAGACGCAGACCGTGCTGTCGATGTCGCCCTTCGAGACGCGCGACGTCGCTCCCTTCCGCGCGCTCCTCGGCTCCCTGCCGCGCGCCGAGGCGACGCTGCCGTTCTGGACCGAGGCCGCGCTGTTCTCCGCCGCGGGCATCGACGCCGTGGTGATCGGCCCGGGCGACATCACGCAGGCGCATGCCCCGGACGAATACGTGACGAAGAGCGACCTGCAATGGGCCGTGGAGGTCTTCCGCCAGGTGATCACGCGGGCCTCCGGTTCAGCGGGCTGA
- a CDS encoding EthD family reductase produces MYRVTILYPHAEGKRFDLDYYVQKHVPMVRALLGPFGLRSAEVAEGLPRNGAPPPFVVIASMTFDSLEDFQRGMAQHGRQINEDLPSYTDMKPTFQVSRIL; encoded by the coding sequence ATGTACCGCGTCACCATCCTGTACCCGCACGCAGAGGGCAAGCGCTTCGACCTCGACTATTACGTGCAGAAGCACGTCCCAATGGTCAGAGCCCTGCTCGGCCCGTTCGGCTTGAGGAGCGCGGAGGTCGCCGAGGGGCTGCCTCGTAATGGGGCGCCCCCTCCCTTCGTCGTCATCGCGAGCATGACCTTCGACTCCCTCGAGGATTTCCAGCGCGGAATGGCGCAGCACGGCCGGCAGATCAACGAGGACCTGCCCAGCTACACCGACATGAAGCCGACCTTCCAGGTCAGCCGCATCCTCTGA
- a CDS encoding rhomboid family intramembrane serine protease: protein MKKPPPVAEFYRFPITAGVAMLAIFVTALDASGRSIHELVMNVRAFEREPWRLVTSALPHANALHLIFNVAWLWTLGTMLEERFGSFRLLGLVLLFAAGSAAAEYAIFLGGIGLSGVVYGLFGLAWVLSRADARLRGAVDPTSTWLFVGWFFLCIWLTVEDILPVANVAHGVGALLGVLGGLVITGGVRIAQRRAVVRAFAGLFALGVLGASGAGATVLRPRVNLAKGAGADSTRLGNEAFEAENYDEAIRRYHQALAVNPKRAIVWYNLGLAHARKGELDEATRAYTQAVALAPEDEGLKRTLDEAMRLRARGGGGGGGGAQGDDLAAPPEGGDVEPESDAAP, encoded by the coding sequence GTGAAGAAGCCGCCGCCCGTCGCCGAGTTCTATCGGTTCCCCATCACGGCGGGCGTGGCGATGCTCGCCATCTTCGTCACGGCCCTCGACGCGTCGGGGCGATCCATCCACGAGCTCGTGATGAACGTGCGCGCCTTCGAGCGCGAGCCGTGGCGCCTCGTGACGAGCGCCCTGCCACACGCGAACGCGCTTCACCTGATCTTCAACGTCGCCTGGCTCTGGACGCTCGGGACGATGCTGGAAGAGCGCTTCGGCTCGTTCCGCCTGCTCGGCCTCGTGCTGCTGTTCGCCGCGGGATCGGCGGCGGCCGAGTACGCGATCTTCCTCGGCGGCATCGGCCTGTCCGGCGTGGTGTACGGCCTCTTCGGCCTCGCGTGGGTGCTCTCGCGCGCGGACGCGCGGCTGCGCGGCGCGGTCGATCCGACGTCGACGTGGCTCTTCGTCGGCTGGTTTTTCCTCTGCATCTGGCTGACCGTCGAGGACATCCTGCCCGTGGCGAACGTGGCGCACGGCGTGGGCGCGTTGCTCGGCGTGCTCGGCGGGCTCGTGATCACGGGGGGCGTTCGGATCGCGCAGCGGCGCGCCGTGGTGCGTGCCTTCGCGGGGCTCTTCGCCCTCGGCGTGCTCGGGGCCTCCGGCGCGGGCGCGACGGTGCTTCGGCCGCGCGTGAACCTCGCGAAGGGCGCAGGCGCGGACAGCACGCGGCTCGGCAACGAGGCGTTCGAGGCGGAGAACTACGACGAGGCGATCCGGCGCTACCACCAGGCGCTCGCGGTGAACCCGAAGCGCGCGATCGTCTGGTACAACCTCGGCCTCGCCCACGCGCGAAAGGGGGAGCTCGACGAGGCCACGCGCGCGTATACCCAGGCCGTCGCGCTCGCGCCCGAGGACGAGGGGCTCAAGCGCACGCTCGACGAGGCCATGCGCCTGCGCGCGCGGGGTGGTGGTGGTGGTGGTGGTGGTGCGCAGGGTGATGATCTCGCGGCGCCGCCCGAAGGTGGCGACGTCGAGCCCGAGAGCGACGCCGCGCCCTGA
- a CDS encoding polysaccharide deacetylase family protein — protein sequence MRLSSRSPRPFRALRRALRAARGLLRGGLVMHGPLRPEVALTFDDGPDPEHTPAILDLLAARRARATFFLLGSAVERFPDLARRVAAEQEIGCHSYAHDRSTVNDLQAFRADTERALDLFDRALGARPRHYRFPWGNPGRITPRDVERLFGMTCVHWSGGGYDDRSDAPAIVRHIEDALEPGAILLLHDGCAPGSVYPGSRDPTVRALPGVLDAIEARGLRTVTLAELLAGSS from the coding sequence ATGCGCCTCTCGTCCCGCTCGCCCCGCCCCTTCCGCGCCCTCCGCCGCGCCCTCCGCGCCGCGCGTGGTCTCCTCCGCGGCGGCCTCGTCATGCACGGCCCCTTGCGCCCCGAGGTCGCCCTCACCTTCGACGACGGCCCCGACCCCGAGCACACGCCCGCGATCCTCGACCTGCTCGCCGCGCGCCGCGCCCGCGCCACGTTTTTCCTGCTCGGCAGCGCCGTCGAGCGGTTCCCCGATCTCGCCCGCCGCGTCGCCGCCGAGCAGGAGATCGGCTGCCACTCCTATGCCCATGATCGTTCGACCGTGAACGACCTCCAGGCCTTCCGCGCCGACACCGAGCGCGCCCTCGACCTCTTCGATCGCGCTCTCGGCGCCCGCCCTCGCCATTACCGTTTTCCCTGGGGAAACCCCGGCCGCATCACCCCGCGTGACGTCGAGCGCCTCTTCGGCATGACGTGTGTCCACTGGTCCGGCGGCGGCTACGACGATCGCTCCGACGCCCCCGCCATCGTCCGGCACATCGAAGACGCGCTCGAGCCCGGCGCCATCCTCCTCCTCCACGACGGCTGCGCGCCCGGCTCCGTCTACCCCGGCTCCCGCGACCCCACCGTCCGCGCCTTGCCCGGCGTGCTCGACGCCATCGAAGCCCGCGGCCTCCGCACCGTCACCCTCGCCGAGCTCCTCGCTGGATCCTCATGA
- a CDS encoding class I SAM-dependent methyltransferase, with protein MEAVSCIFCGDRGTRPYHEENGYQAVSCDGCGLVFVTPRPSEAEMKRLYEGQETKVDLGLQIRNVERATYEARRALDLVGRYQPSGRLLEIGCAAGYFLREALRRGYDPTGIDITGPFVRYATDVLGVDAREGTLASVELPPASFDVVYHRNVLSHLAYPLDAFRQMRSLLRPGGLMVYQTGNVAELPGERWAGTNELDLPDHLYHFGERQLRMLAERTGFETLDVRRYALLLHEPAPRAALLHLQSLFRKNHKNGAPAKEQKNKPAPFVVPNDVPRARLLHSLEVLVDGYITYDLGAVAPKEGRRATLVVVARAR; from the coding sequence ATGGAGGCCGTTTCCTGCATTTTCTGTGGTGACCGAGGGACGCGCCCCTACCACGAGGAGAACGGCTACCAGGCCGTCTCCTGCGACGGTTGTGGCCTCGTCTTCGTCACGCCGCGGCCCAGCGAGGCCGAGATGAAGCGCCTCTACGAGGGCCAGGAGACCAAGGTCGACCTCGGCCTCCAGATCCGCAACGTCGAGCGCGCCACCTACGAGGCGCGCCGCGCCCTCGACCTCGTCGGCCGCTACCAACCTTCGGGCCGCCTCCTCGAGATCGGCTGCGCCGCTGGCTACTTCCTGCGCGAGGCCCTCCGCCGCGGCTACGATCCCACCGGGATCGACATCACCGGCCCCTTCGTCCGGTACGCCACCGACGTCCTCGGCGTCGACGCCCGCGAGGGCACCCTCGCCTCCGTCGAGCTCCCGCCTGCGAGCTTCGACGTCGTCTACCACCGCAACGTCCTCTCCCACCTCGCCTACCCGCTCGACGCCTTCCGCCAGATGCGCTCGCTCCTGCGCCCCGGCGGCTTGATGGTCTACCAGACCGGCAACGTCGCCGAGCTGCCCGGTGAGCGCTGGGCCGGCACGAACGAGCTCGACCTGCCCGACCACCTCTACCATTTCGGCGAGAGGCAGCTCCGCATGCTCGCCGAGCGCACCGGCTTCGAGACCCTCGACGTCCGCCGCTACGCCCTCCTCCTCCACGAGCCCGCCCCGCGCGCCGCCCTCCTCCACCTCCAGTCGCTCTTCCGCAAGAACCACAAGAACGGCGCCCCCGCGAAGGAGCAAAAAAACAAGCCCGCGCCCTTCGTCGTGCCGAACGACGTCCCGCGCGCGCGGCTCCTCCACAGCCTCGAGGTCCTCGTCGACGGGTACATCACCTACGACCTCGGCGCCGTCGCGCCCAAGGAGGGCCGCCGCGCCACGCTCGTCGTCGTCGCCCGCGCCCGCTGA
- a CDS encoding alpha/beta fold hydrolase translates to MALRPFERLPYDALPALPRIPHGYHRAEARTVRVPSRIFGDVRVHVRVTGSGPPLLLVHGLMTSSYSFRYVLEPLGRHFRVYAPDMPGSGRSDKPTGADFSARSFGAFLAELQEALGIRGCVIAGNSLGGYVAMHLALQDPAAASRLVVNHAPGTPDPRYFALRALLSTGAGRALLRHLVQRDPRRWVYRNVHYHDERLKSREELDEYGAPLATDDGITCFTKSLHETLAPAGFRAFVDALGRAPFPVPLLFVYARKDPVVPPRVGEALHRLARGSELRYLDGTSHFSHVDSPDRLVDTILPFLRAGEPGEAARAPLGG, encoded by the coding sequence ATGGCGCTCCGTCCCTTCGAGCGGCTCCCGTACGACGCGCTGCCCGCCCTGCCCCGCATCCCCCACGGCTACCACCGCGCCGAGGCGCGCACCGTGCGCGTGCCTTCCCGCATCTTCGGCGACGTCCGCGTGCACGTCCGCGTCACGGGATCCGGCCCGCCGCTCCTGCTCGTGCACGGGCTCATGACGTCGAGTTATTCGTTCCGGTACGTGCTCGAGCCCCTCGGCCGGCATTTCCGCGTCTACGCCCCCGACATGCCCGGATCGGGCCGCTCGGACAAGCCCACGGGCGCGGACTTTTCGGCCCGGAGCTTCGGCGCCTTCCTCGCCGAGCTCCAGGAGGCGCTCGGCATCCGCGGCTGCGTCATCGCGGGCAACTCGCTCGGCGGATACGTGGCCATGCACCTCGCCCTGCAGGATCCGGCCGCCGCGTCGCGCCTCGTCGTGAACCACGCGCCGGGCACGCCGGATCCGCGGTATTTCGCGCTCCGGGCCCTGCTCTCGACCGGCGCCGGGCGCGCGCTCCTGCGCCACCTCGTGCAACGTGATCCGCGCCGCTGGGTGTACCGGAACGTCCATTACCACGACGAACGGCTCAAATCGCGCGAGGAGCTCGACGAGTACGGCGCCCCGCTCGCCACGGACGACGGGATCACCTGCTTCACGAAATCGCTGCACGAGACGCTGGCGCCCGCGGGCTTCCGCGCCTTCGTCGACGCGCTCGGCCGCGCGCCTTTCCCCGTGCCGCTGCTCTTCGTGTACGCGCGGAAGGACCCGGTGGTGCCGCCCCGCGTGGGCGAGGCCCTCCACCGCCTCGCGCGGGGCTCCGAGCTGCGTTACCTCGACGGCACGTCGCATTTCTCCCACGTCGACTCGCCGGATCGTCTGGTCGACACCATCCTGCCTTTCCTCCGCGCAGGCGAGCCCGGCGAGGCCGCGCGGGCCCCGCTCGGCGGCTGA
- a CDS encoding DUF3943 domain-containing protein: MPTDAPRDQTSKQTSAGRARRLFAHGLASLVLLGLAPAAQAADPEPPPPVLFDPIPDPVLDPFDAPFGPRVFPGPSNFPPLVLAGAGFSWDLGPRPWRALREPRYRHRLTAGATILALMSSGFVDYWIHVDDNRTDWELSWSTPSFYRKLWTFEAVRLDANHFETNTYSHPAAGTVTYLGARGSGLSAGEAFLFTAAGSVLWEFVGEYREKVSLNDLVFTPQGGFAFGEALHQLGLFFERGEDSTTTDLLSLAFSPFRFLHHKLEGTHVPRAPVVDDLGFPADVWHRFDVSVGAAAEASSRGLGPAERRIGVTTEIINVPTYDRPGEITRSLDTGAVTGIRLVGSFGQGGLEQVDFVTRVLLGGVYDQNIVSDRRGGRYGYSFFVGPSTAFNYAKHLQSGKRQDKLGIASPLGVHLDLTLHHGKARARAGLELYGDFAAVQSMALDEYTAKHGKEGMRLVLAEKGYYFGLGATARPTLNLSYGPVELGGQLTYDVFESIEGLDRFQERLTNDIHLADRRSGKRAWLSYRLPMAEPRLAWIEVEHLERVGNIGRTSARHESTDVRAGITFRF; this comes from the coding sequence TTGCCGACCGACGCGCCGCGGGACCAGACGAGCAAGCAAACAAGCGCCGGTCGCGCCCGCCGCCTCTTCGCGCACGGGCTTGCTTCCCTGGTGTTGCTCGGCCTCGCCCCGGCTGCGCAGGCGGCCGACCCCGAGCCTCCGCCGCCCGTCCTTTTTGATCCGATCCCGGATCCCGTGCTCGATCCCTTCGACGCTCCCTTTGGCCCCCGCGTCTTTCCGGGCCCCTCGAACTTCCCGCCGCTCGTCCTCGCCGGCGCGGGTTTTTCCTGGGACCTCGGCCCTCGTCCGTGGCGGGCGCTCCGCGAGCCTCGTTATCGTCATCGCCTCACGGCCGGCGCCACGATCCTCGCCCTGATGAGCTCCGGCTTCGTCGATTACTGGATCCACGTCGACGACAACCGCACCGACTGGGAGCTCTCCTGGTCGACGCCGAGCTTCTACCGCAAGCTCTGGACCTTCGAGGCCGTGCGGCTCGACGCGAACCATTTCGAGACGAACACCTATTCGCACCCCGCCGCCGGCACCGTCACCTACCTCGGCGCGCGTGGCAGCGGGCTCAGCGCCGGCGAGGCGTTCCTGTTCACGGCCGCGGGCTCGGTCTTGTGGGAGTTCGTCGGCGAATACCGCGAGAAGGTCAGCTTGAACGACCTCGTCTTCACGCCGCAGGGTGGCTTCGCCTTCGGCGAGGCCCTGCACCAGCTCGGCCTCTTCTTCGAGCGTGGCGAGGACAGCACCACGACGGACCTCCTCTCGCTCGCCTTCTCGCCCTTCCGCTTCCTGCACCACAAGCTCGAGGGCACCCATGTCCCGCGCGCCCCGGTCGTCGACGACCTCGGCTTCCCTGCGGACGTCTGGCATCGCTTCGACGTCTCCGTCGGCGCGGCCGCGGAGGCGTCCTCCCGCGGCCTCGGCCCCGCGGAGCGCCGCATCGGCGTCACGACCGAGATCATCAACGTCCCCACGTACGACCGGCCCGGCGAAATCACGCGCTCGCTCGACACGGGCGCGGTCACGGGCATCCGGCTCGTCGGCTCGTTCGGGCAGGGTGGCCTGGAGCAGGTCGATTTCGTGACGCGTGTCCTCCTCGGCGGCGTCTACGACCAGAACATCGTCTCGGATCGGCGCGGCGGGCGTTACGGGTATTCGTTTTTCGTGGGCCCCTCGACGGCGTTCAACTATGCCAAGCACCTCCAATCGGGCAAACGCCAGGACAAGCTCGGCATCGCGAGCCCGCTCGGCGTCCACCTGGACTTGACGCTCCACCACGGAAAGGCACGGGCCCGCGCCGGGCTCGAGCTGTATGGCGATTTCGCGGCCGTGCAGTCGATGGCGCTCGACGAGTACACGGCGAAACACGGCAAGGAGGGCATGCGGCTCGTCCTCGCCGAAAAAGGGTACTATTTCGGGCTCGGTGCCACGGCGCGGCCGACGTTGAACCTGTCCTACGGCCCCGTGGAGCTCGGCGGGCAACTGACGTACGACGTGTTCGAGTCCATCGAGGGGCTCGATCGTTTCCAGGAGCGGCTCACGAACGACATTCACCTCGCGGATCGGCGCTCGGGAAAGCGGGCGTGGTTGTCGTACAGGTTGCCCATGGCGGAGCCGCGGCTCGCGTGGATCGAGGTGGAGCACCTCGAACGGGTGGGCAACATCGGGCGGACGTCCGCGCGGCACGAGAGCACGGACGTGCGGGCGGGGATCACGTTTCGGTTTTGA